The Ziziphus jujuba cultivar Dongzao chromosome 1, ASM3175591v1 genome segment ACATGGATTGCGTAttcatttcttatttttgttagtAGTATTTGTTATTAAACCTGAATTCATGCCTGTGTATTGGAATTCAGCTTTCATTGAAGTGACTTTTACTAATCTCAGGGTTTTCTTATCCTGATACAATACCTTGCTGATGTGGCTGATGAAAATACATTTCAATCATGTGATACGAAGGTTTGTTCTTCTCTAGtttgtttttcctttgcttaTCATGATAGTACTGAACCTAATGTCAACCCTGGATGGGTTAGTTAAAGGCTATGACATGATTGTTTTAGAGGTCATAAAAAATGAAGTAAACCATGGTTAGCTGAAGTTATAAGCATACACACTAGTTGTTTACTTACCAGTATAATGCAATTGGATCTTCATTCAAACTGTAGATACAAGATATTTGTTAGTTGAAGGATTTGGAAATTTGATGTATAAACATGGATTGCAAAAATGTAAGGACCTTGTGAGGGTAAGCAATAGGATTTTGAATGTACTGATACCAAAGATGTGAATGTTTTAGGAAACACTCAATTCTACACTTTACATGCTTCAatcatttttatatgaaatgtaGGAATTGTGCCTTATATGGTTGGTCTGTAATGCTTGGATCatggtttttgattttgatgtactGTTCTTATCCAATCTTAAGACTTCCATAGAGAACCTAAATAAAGTAGATTGTAAGGTTGAGAGTAACAGACTGCTGGTGAACCTTATCATGTATTCTTTAGATTTTACATTTATTTCTAGGGTTTTCAGATTTCTCAACCTGCAGTTTCTGGTCTCCTTATGATTGATGATTTGTTGTAAAGGGGAATTTGTTTGATaccttgttttatatatatatatatatatatatatatatattgtgaaatagatttcttaaaaataagtCTTTTCGATCTAGTAGTTGTCTCATTCATTAAATATGTGTCATTGCCTCACATATGTGGTCTTACTTGATCTTTTTTTGTTGCAGTCCCTGGGAAAGATGTTACTGTTTCAATATCTAGTCAACATTCTTGAAGGTGATTTTATACCTCGCAAAACCATGTATGAAGGTATGTTGATATCTATTATTTTCTGGAGTTGGCTTTATGGAAGGTTTTTTAAGTATGGTTTGTTATTTTTTGCAGAAACCACAAACTGGATCCTTCTGAGGGAGTCTTTGCTCAACATGCTTTTGGTACTTCCCTCTCTTTCAGTACATGAATAAAGATATGGTCTTTCACTTTTGATGTTCCAGTTATTAAGTGATGTGTTATAGCAAGACTCTTTTGTTCAAACTAAATTTCTTTTATAGGtatcaagaaaaataaacttcAAAAGCTTAATGAAGGATTGCTTAACTATTATGTGTAAGCTGTATCAAATTTGTATCGGATTCAGTGATGACGTGGTATGTCCTGACAATTCTGTGTCAAAATCAACCAAAAAGTGTGATGTTGCTGTAGAAATTACTTCTCTTGAGGTAGGAAAGAATACAAGCATTGCTGTGCGGAAACTTCTCAATATGGTAAGTTCCTTATTTAGCAAAAGACGATATTATTTTACCTATTCATGGCTACTGATATGTGGCTTTTTAGATCATGGAGCTTGATACATGTAAGAATAAAGCAGATGCACAAGGTTGTACTACCCGAGCTGATGGTGTCAGGTGCATGcttcttttctttataaaatgaaaatttcttttGGTTCAAATATTATCTATTATCTATTGAGAATAGATGTCGTGGAATTTTGTGCAGAACGCCTCTAGTGGAGATAATTCTAGATGAATTAACTTATAATAATGATATTCTTCAACCTTTTCTTCAGGTAGTActccatatattatttttactttctctctctctctctctctctctctctctctctcatatacACATACAGAATATTGACAAAAGGGGTTCACTATCACCATTGTCTACCAAAAATTTGCTGGTCCACAAATCTTGTCCTTGTGATTTTGAAACTGTTGAGCTTTTGTCTGGTTATTTAAATTTACTTGTCAAAATTTATTCCTAAAAAATTGTTACTTTCCACTATTAGaaattgttttcttgtttcaTTTGTTTGTGATTCATTCTTGTTCTATGTTAGTCAAACTTCAGACAatttattattaagaaaattggCACAGAAGAAATTCAGTTGAGCATAATATATAGCTAATAGTTTATTCTGCTAATTGCTTTGCAGGTCTTTGATGATCCTAAATTGAAGCTTGAAGTAGTTGAgcaatatttttggaaatacATTTCTAAGGTATCAGTTTTTGAAGTATTGTTTGAAAAAGTAGTAAGTAGAAATCAGCCATtataatgcgtccatttattctGTTCAGACTCTCTTTTTCCACTGTCTGCCTTCATATGTTTATGTTGTCCTGAAGGCTTCTTTGGCCTAGCATAAAAATTATCAAGCACTTAGTTGCTTCTTCATTCTTGTCATAATCATCAATATCGCAGCCTTCTGTTCGCACTCGTAGATCGAATGGTTCTGCAGATGATACAACATTCATTGGAGCATTGAAGTGCTTTTCAAATGTTACCAGCACAAGAagtattattaagaaaataggGACAGAAGAAGCTCAGTTGCTTTTGGTACATGGTTTTCAGGTGATTGCCTTTGGTTTCAATGCATAACTAGATCAATCTTAATGAAGTCTAAATTGACGTACTAAGTTACTCCTGTATTCAAACATGCCCTTCATATGCAAAGTGATCCATATATTCTGTACGCCATAATGCTGTCTATTGCATCTTGATCTATTTCATGTCTATTCCGTTAATACAAATCTCTTGTtgcttataattttcaaaaaatcatgttgtaCACTTGGTATTTTATTGGTTTGTTCTCTTCCATTATTATACATAgacaatttttttccaaaaactttattttgatatgtttgaaataatatattttaagtgCTGCATTGACAAtgccaataatattttttccttgtatttttAAGCCTAGATGTAATCTCTAGTGAGACTTACATTAATTGGCAGAGCCACCACAAGGGCCATActtaaaaacttttatatagTTGGTTATAACTTGTATAATTATCATAATATTGTTTAGCTTAACCCTGATATCTTTTCTTTAGaaattactaaattattttatcagtGCAAAATGCAATATCATTCCTATTGGACGAAATCTTAACTTATCAGAAAATATATTCATGGATTCTCTTTTGAAACAACGTTATGTTTTATGTTGAGAGGGACTATtaagattattttaaatattgaaatttagaccttaagattattattttctttttcaaattattagtattatttatatttttctaaattctGTCTTTTCAAAATTGCCTCCACGAAGACAAAATTCTAGATCCACCAGGATTGCACTATGTTTCCTTACACTTCACCTTCATAGAGAGTTGATAATGATTTCCTAGCATTAAGTCACTTATTTATGCTTTTACGACTTGTTAGGCTTATCTGTCAGTACCATCCAGACAATATCCTGATGAAGACAACTCCCATGGCAACCCGGAAAGTAGAAGCAGTTCTGTTATTGACATATGCAAGAATATGATATCTGCTTTTAAAAGTC includes the following:
- the LOC107411432 gene encoding negative regulator of systemic acquired resistance SNI1; this encodes MAICDRRKTINRGALEENILAIIDASEAKDSQDAHDDRIAFLEAVRATSIVSESRTQPSYKICQAVFKILRIEKSLELIITSYQLLNELDKCFPRVYLSGIDQLESTNKHMTELVVVKEAWSPFIFSLEIASSERGAAKDAEGLLDSSGFLILIQYLADVADENTFQSCDTKSLGKMLLFQYLVNILEGDFIPRKTMYEETTNWILLRESLLNMLLVSRKINFKSLMKDCLTIMCKLYQICIGFSDDVVCPDNSVSKSTKKCDVAVEITSLEVGKNTSIAVRKLLNMIMELDTCKNKADAQGCTTRADGVRTPLVEIILDELTYNNDILQPFLQVFDDPKLKLEVVEQYFWKYISKPSVRTRRSNGSADDTTFIGALKCFSNVTSTRSIIKKIGTEEAQLLLVHGFQAYLSVPSRQYPDEDNSHGNPESRSSSVIDICKNMISAFKSLRTAAEHMEILLCSKEALFMAATILSVNS